The sequence GAAATCGCAGAGGAAATCACATCCGTTCAATTAGATATTATAGAATTGAACCGCATAGTAGGTATTCTATTGGATAACGCCATTGAAGCTTCTAAGGTTATCAAAACTCCTGTAATCCGAATTGCTTTTATTACGCTTGATACGTCTAAAGTAATTGTCATTTTAAACAAAATAGATGAAAATACCACCATTTGCGTACAAGATATTTTCCGTGATGGGTACTCTACTAAAGGGGAAAACCGGGGATTAGGATTAACAAATCTTAAAAAAGTTCTACATGCAAATAATCAAATCATATTAAATACAAAAATAGCACAAGGTTATTTCACACAAGAAATAGAAATAAAGGACAAGGGGGTATGGTAAATGAATGTCGTAATTTGCGAGGATAATCTAGAGCAGTTAAGCGAAATCACAAAGACAATTCATAACTATGCGCTTATGGAAGATAACGGCATCATGATTGGACTCTCTACGACAAATCCTCTTGAAGTAGTGGACTATGCAGAAAAAAATAAAGTGGATTGCTACTTTATTGATATTGACCTCAATCATGAAATGACAGGCCTTAAACTTGCAAGCAACATAAGACAAAGTGATCCTATTTGCTGTATCATTTTCGTCACGACCCATTCAGAGATGTCTTATCTGACATTTACATATAAGGTAGCTGCGTTGGATTTCATTCTAAAGGATGAAGTAGATTTAGTAGAAGCTAGAGTGTTAAATGCTTTAAAAGAAGCACATCGACGCTATCAACAGATTGGACAAGACAAAGCTGTCAATCTCGTCAAACTAAAAGTAGGTTCTCGTACACGTAATATTGAATTTCATGATATATACTTTTTTGAAGCCTCCCCTAACCCCCATAAACTTATTATACATTTACACAATGAACAAATTGAATTCTCTGGTAGACTAAAAAACTACGACAAGTTAGGCGAACATTTTTATCGTTGTCATAAGAGTTATATTATAAACAAACAGCATATCCAACAAATTGATGTAGCAGAGCGAATGATTATCATGAGGAATGGAGAGACATGCCTCGCATCTAGTCGGTTATTAAAAGGCTTGCTTTAAGCCAAGTTTAAAAAACGCTCCACTCAATTGTACCCGAGTGGAGCATTCTCATATTCTTAATAAGCGCGGCCAAACCACACCGTGTGCTTCGATTCTTTGCCACAATTGATACAGCTAGATTTCTCCGCTGGTGGGTTGAATGGAATGTTGCGCGTTGTGAATTTTGTTTCTTCTTTCACTTGTTCCTCACAAGCGTCATCTCCACACCAACCTGCAAGAATCCATCCAGGAATTTCACCTTTTTCAGTTGAGTCTGCGATGTGTTTTGCTAATTGCTCAATTGAATCGACATGCGTATGCGAATGCTGTTCGCGGAATGCGCGTGCTTTTTCTAGCAAACGTGCTTGCATCGTCACTAATTCTTCTTCAATGCGCGCAACAATAGCAGAAAGTTCGACAGCTTCTTTTTCGCCTTCGTCACGTGCTTTGATGAGTGCTTGGTTATTCTCCAAATCACGTGGACCTAATTCAACGCGAACAGGAACACCTTTTAGCTCCCACTCATTGAATTTATAGCCTGGCGATTGATCGGAATCATCCAAACGAACACGAATGCCTTTCGCTTTCAACTCCGCAAAAATTTCATCCAACTTCTCCATAATCGCAGGATTCTTCTTCCAAGGTCCTACTGGAATTAACACAACTTGTGTTGGCGCAATACGTGGTGGCAATACAAGACCTTGCTCATCACCATGCGTCATAATAACCGAGCCGATTAAACGCGTAGATGTTCCCCATGAAGTTGTGTGAACAAATTCATGTTTGTTTTCTTTATTTAAATATTTAATATCAAAAGCTTCCGCAAATTTTGTCCCCAAGTAATGTGAAGTTCCCGCTTGAACCGCTTTGCCGTCCTTCATCATTGCTTCAATTGAATACGTATCGACCGCGCCTGCGAAACGCTCAGAAGGTGTTTTTTGACCGTCATATACAGGAATCGCTAACAGTTCTTCAACAACTTCTTTATAAATGTTCAGCA comes from Sporosarcina sp. FSL K6-3457 and encodes:
- the proS gene encoding proline--tRNA ligase, yielding MTNLQKNDFSKWYIDTIQKADLMDYTPVRGCIAFKPDGYEIWEHIQAEMDRRFKETGHRNAYFPMLIPESFFEKEKDHIEGFSPELPWVTEAAGEKLEERLALRPTSETMIGHLYSDWIKSYRDLPVLINQWANVFRWEKKTLPFIRTSEFLWQEGHTAHVDEDEARAETMQMLNIYKEVVEELLAIPVYDGQKTPSERFAGAVDTYSIEAMMKDGKAVQAGTSHYLGTKFAEAFDIKYLNKENKHEFVHTTSWGTSTRLIGSVIMTHGDEQGLVLPPRIAPTQVVLIPVGPWKKNPAIMEKLDEIFAELKAKGIRVRLDDSDQSPGYKFNEWELKGVPVRVELGPRDLENNQALIKARDEGEKEAVELSAIVARIEEELVTMQARLLEKARAFREQHSHTHVDSIEQLAKHIADSTEKGEIPGWILAGWCGDDACEEQVKEETKFTTRNIPFNPPAEKSSCINCGKESKHTVWFGRAY
- a CDS encoding LytR/AlgR family response regulator transcription factor encodes the protein MNVVICEDNLEQLSEITKTIHNYALMEDNGIMIGLSTTNPLEVVDYAEKNKVDCYFIDIDLNHEMTGLKLASNIRQSDPICCIIFVTTHSEMSYLTFTYKVAALDFILKDEVDLVEARVLNALKEAHRRYQQIGQDKAVNLVKLKVGSRTRNIEFHDIYFFEASPNPHKLIIHLHNEQIEFSGRLKNYDKLGEHFYRCHKSYIINKQHIQQIDVAERMIIMRNGETCLASSRLLKGLL